A genomic region of Lonchura striata isolate bLonStr1 chromosome 8, bLonStr1.mat, whole genome shotgun sequence contains the following coding sequences:
- the PNKD gene encoding putative thioesterase PNKD isoform X1 yields the protein MAFAAPLLFRLGYSLYARTRLGYLFYQRQVKKARERYPHGHSVPQPYCFPGVKILPIPVLSNNYSYLVIDTGSSQAAVIDPSDPLAVQAAIEDEGVMLEAIFCTHKHWDHSGGNEALCQKHNSCRVYGSALDAIPQLTNPLADREKVTVGCLTFEALATPGHTVGHMVYVLDGGPFRSPPCLFSGDLLFLAGCGRPFEGSPETMLASLDLAMGLGEDTLLWPGHEYALECLTFASLLELDNSALEQKLQWAVQQRQEKRSTCPSTLGEEQTYNPFLRTHRPELQDALGLWQGDGEDLDAFRARVLKEVRRRKDLYQAT from the exons aTGGCCTTCGCCGCCCCGCTGCTGTTCCGGCTGGG GTACAGCCTGTACGCCCGCACACGCCTGGGCTACCTCTTCTACCAGCGGCAGGTGAAGAAGGCCCGGGAGCGATATCCGCACGGCCACTCCGTGCCCCAGCCCTACTGCTTCCCTG GGGTGAAAATCCTGCCCATTCCTGTGCTCTCCAACAACTACAGCTACCTGGTCATCGACACTGGCTCCAGCCAAGCAGCTGTCATCGACCCCTCTGACCCACTGGCTGTACAG gctgccatTGAAGATGAGGGGGTGATGCTGGAGGCCATATtctgcacacacaaacactg ggaccacAGCGGAGGGAACGAGGCGCTCTgccagaagcacaactcctgcAGGGTGTATGGCAGCGCTCTCGATGCCATCCCACAGCTCACCAA CCCACTTGCAGACAGGGAGAAGGTGACCGTGGGCTGCCTGACCTTCGAGGCGCTCGCCACTCCTGGCCACACTGTGGGCCACATGGTGTATGTGCTGGACGGGGGCCCCTTCCGCAGCCCCCCCTGCCTGTTCTCTGGGGACCTCCTCTTCCTTGCTGGCTGTG GCAGGCCATTTGAAGGCTCCCCTGAGACCATGCTCGCCTCCCTGGACCTGGCCATGGGCTTGGGCGAGGACACGCTGCTTTGGCCAG GCCACGAATATGCACTGGAGTGCCTGACCTTCGCCAGCCTCCTGGAGCTGGACAATTCCGCGCTGGAGCAGAAGCTGCAGTGGGCAGTGCAGCAACGGCAGGAGAAGAGGAGCACG TGCCCCTCCACGCTGGGGGAAGAGCAGACCTACAACCCCTTCCTGCGGACCCACCGGCCGGAGCTGCAGGACGCACTGGGACTGTGGCAGGGCGACGGGGAGGACCTTGATGCCTTTCGTGCCCGTGTCCTCAAGGAGGTGCGGAGGCGCAAGGACCTCTACCAAGCCACCTAG
- the CATIP gene encoding ciliogenesis-associated TTC17-interacting protein → MEPRPESPQDTPSTADTAAEFLSLIGLKELEWCLFAETLAVVTPPRDKAEGQWWMAAQWAPYQREGEPVQSCILVQTRFRGKQDGVPASSTLKAYVTWQLETLEQEEQECLELRPYPIEKTTHIVSHEHGMTVTKTLQEGGAEPRCQSFSYSRATLRARLLEGASLLLLRVLARRQTMPLDLVFPAINSEGDLCTASYSALGIQRQAVGSAEAEVFVIERAVHAGAGARTVWHSSFLPSGRLAQLMQIGSPVLMLLQDESILSKSGKFEPQLPFPKEPLDWKEDMELYCYFLDRKDELQLSHAAYLQQHPEVRALLSDFLQALLLQQPHDTISFAAEFFAYQRPIGSPFGSTGAASPLPNSPAGHPPSNSK, encoded by the exons ATGGAGCCCCGTCCCGAGAGCCCGCAGGACACCCCGAGCACGGCGGACACTGCTGCCGAGTTCCTGAGCCTCATCG ggctgaaggagctggagtGGTGCCTGTTTGCTGAGACGCTGGCAGTGGTGACTCCACCGAGGGACAAGGCAGAGGGCCAGTGGTGGATGGCAGCCCAGTGGGCACCCTACCAGCGGGAAGGTGAGCCGGTGCAGAGCTGCATCCTGGTGCAAACCAGGTTCCGAGGCAAACAGGATGGTGTTCCTGCCTCCAGCACCCTCAAAG CCTACGTGACCTGGCAGCTGGAgaccctggagcaggaggagcaggagtgcCTGGAG CTCAGACCATATCCCATAGAGAAGACGACCCACATCGTGAGCCACGAGCACGGGATGACGGTCACAAAGACGCTGCAGGAGGGAGGG gcagagccACGGTGCCAGAGCTTCTCATACAGCCGGGCCACGCTGCGGGCGCGGCTGCTGGAGGGtgccagcctcctgctgctgcgGGTGCTGGCACGCCGGCAGACAATGCCCCTCGACCTTGTCTTCCCAGCCATCAACAGCGAGGGCGACCTCTGCACCGCCAGCTAT TCTGCCCTGGGCATCCAGCGGCAGGCAGTGGGCTCGGCAGAGGCTGAGGTGTTCGTGATCGAGCGAGCCGTGCACGCCGGCGCAGGCGCCCGCACTGTGTGGCACAGCAGCTTCCTCCCCAGCGG GCGTTTGGCTCAGCTGATGCAGATCGGCTCTCCAGTGCTGATGCTTCTACAGGATGAATCCATCCTCAGCAAGTCAG GCAAGTTTGAGCCTCAGCTCCCCTTCCCCAAAGAACCGCTGGACTGGAAGGAGGACATGGAGCTCTACTGCTATTTCCTGGACAGGAAG GATGAGCTGCAACTATCCCATGCTGCCTACCTCCAGCAGCACCCCGAGGTCCGGGCACTGCTGTCTGACTTCCTCCAGGCAttgctcctccagcagccacaTGACACCATCTCCTTTGCTGCGGAATTCTTCGCCTACCAGCGGCCCATTGGGAGCCCCTTTGGCTCCactggagctgccagccccctccccaactCCCCAGCTGGCCACCCTCCATCTAACAGCAAATAA